In Streptomyces sp. 840.1, one DNA window encodes the following:
- a CDS encoding SDR family NAD(P)-dependent oxidoreductase yields the protein MAADDTPRTARTVVVTGAGRGLGLAAARRIGDDGHRVVIAELDEATGRQAAGELRADGITADFHPLDVADPDSVTALAATLAGDGSQLHGLVNNAGLANAVGGKPFHEIDVGAWDRIMTVNARGPWLVARALLPLMRAQGGGRIVNLASDAALYGSPRLAHYIASKGAVISLTRAMARETGDFGITVNAVAPGLTEGESAVDIPAERHELYRLNRAISRPQRPADLVGLIAFLIGDESGYITGQTFAVNGGFTMQ from the coding sequence ATGGCCGCCGACGACACCCCCCGTACCGCCCGTACGGTCGTCGTCACCGGCGCCGGCCGCGGCCTCGGACTGGCCGCGGCCCGCCGGATCGGCGACGACGGACACCGCGTCGTCATCGCCGAACTCGACGAGGCCACCGGCCGGCAGGCCGCCGGGGAACTGCGCGCCGACGGCATCACCGCCGACTTCCACCCGCTCGACGTGGCCGACCCGGACTCCGTCACCGCCCTGGCCGCCACCCTCGCGGGCGACGGCAGCCAGCTGCACGGGCTGGTCAACAACGCGGGCCTCGCCAACGCCGTGGGCGGCAAGCCCTTCCACGAGATCGACGTCGGGGCGTGGGACCGCATCATGACGGTCAACGCCCGGGGCCCCTGGCTCGTCGCCCGCGCCCTCCTCCCGCTGATGCGGGCCCAAGGCGGCGGACGCATCGTCAACCTCGCCTCGGACGCCGCCCTGTACGGCTCGCCCCGGCTCGCCCACTACATCGCCTCCAAGGGCGCGGTGATCTCCCTGACCCGGGCCATGGCACGCGAGACCGGTGACTTCGGCATCACCGTCAACGCCGTCGCCCCCGGCCTCACCGAAGGGGAGTCCGCCGTGGACATCCCCGCCGAACGCCACGAGCTCTACCGCCTCAACCGGGCCATCTCCCGCCCCCAGCGACCCGCCGACCTCGTGGGCCTCATCGCCTTCCTCATCGGCGACGAGTCCGGCTACATCACCGGCCAGACCTTCGCGGTCAACGGCGGTTTCACGATGCAGTGA
- a CDS encoding aromatic ring-hydroxylating dioxygenase subunit alpha, with product MTTTATTPVQPGTPTRPSEVARPGNRTADRLFATGIRNQWYAVCPSGFVPAGGMKRLTLLGEEWLLFRRADGTLHMLEDRCPHRGARLSLGKHLGDRIACWYHGVQVDGTGTVAAVPGLPGCNLEGKQLVAAPHVIETGGGILAYFGDEAHPEPAPLTLPEQLTDPGTTAFLCYAEWNVNWRYAVENLLDPMHGSFLHRDSHSMAEGQTTARFRIRETERGFFFEKTDQSGVNFDWVELCRTGVDWVDLTIPYPPTAGPGGPFGIVGMATPIDEDRCAVFFWRYRKVTDWQRDTWRFLYRTLLEDRHWEVLEQDRVMLEDLRTDADQAENLYQHDLGVVRVRRMYRTEAEAQAQAQAQAATT from the coding sequence ATGACCACCACCGCCACCACCCCCGTACAGCCCGGCACCCCCACCCGCCCCTCCGAGGTCGCCCGCCCCGGCAACCGCACCGCCGACCGGCTCTTCGCCACCGGCATCCGCAACCAGTGGTACGCGGTCTGCCCCTCCGGCTTCGTCCCCGCAGGCGGCATGAAGCGCCTCACCCTCCTCGGTGAGGAATGGCTCCTCTTCCGCCGCGCCGACGGCACCCTCCACATGCTGGAGGACCGCTGCCCGCACCGCGGCGCCCGCCTCTCCCTCGGCAAACACCTCGGTGACCGGATCGCCTGCTGGTACCACGGCGTCCAGGTCGACGGCACCGGCACCGTCGCCGCCGTACCGGGGCTGCCCGGCTGCAACCTCGAAGGCAAGCAGCTCGTCGCCGCACCCCACGTCATCGAGACCGGCGGCGGGATCCTCGCGTACTTCGGGGACGAGGCGCACCCCGAACCGGCCCCGCTCACCCTCCCCGAACAGCTCACGGACCCCGGCACGACCGCGTTCCTCTGCTACGCCGAGTGGAACGTCAACTGGCGCTACGCCGTGGAGAACCTGCTCGACCCCATGCACGGATCGTTCCTGCACCGCGACTCGCACAGCATGGCCGAGGGACAGACCACCGCACGCTTCCGCATCCGCGAGACCGAACGCGGCTTCTTCTTCGAGAAGACCGACCAGAGCGGCGTCAACTTCGACTGGGTCGAGCTCTGCCGCACCGGCGTCGACTGGGTCGACCTCACCATCCCGTACCCGCCGACCGCCGGGCCCGGTGGCCCGTTCGGAATCGTCGGCATGGCCACCCCCATCGACGAGGACCGCTGCGCCGTCTTCTTCTGGCGCTACCGCAAGGTCACCGACTGGCAGCGCGACACCTGGCGCTTCCTCTACAGGACGCTCCTGGAGGACCGTCACTGGGAGGTGCTCGAACAGGACCGCGTCATGCTGGAGGACCTCCGTACGGACGCCGACCAGGCGGAGAACCTCTACCAGCACGACCTGGGCGTGGTCCGCGTCCGCCGCATGTACCGCACCGAGGCCGAGGCCCAGGCCCAGGCCCAGGCCCAGGCGGCAACGACCTGA
- a CDS encoding thiamine pyrophosphate-binding protein has protein sequence MTQPNGGDLLVETLRGLGVDTVFGIVSVHNLPLVEAVDRDLRFVPVRHEAAAVNAADGYARATGNLGCALTSTGTGAGNAAGSLIESLSSGTPVLHITGQIDSEYLGSGRGFIHETKDQLGMLRAVSTHAVTVTDAASAGDLLRDAAARALTAPHGPVSVEWPIDLQFAPQHLTGTPVPAAAVPALPEPALLDEAAALLSAARRPLVWAGGGANSARPELAALLDALDAGLVTSNSGRGSVPESDERVLGNYATAPAGRALLAEADVLLSIGTHFRSNETADYSLGLPPVHLQLDLDPAAPGRVYPATVALHGDAGAVLAALLGRVTSGGTEPGWPERVRRARTDARTAQRHAIGPQAAINDAIRDACPPGSVIARDVTIPSSTWGNRLLEITDPATNVFPRGGGIGQGLAMGIGAALGRPRTPAVVIAGDGGLAVHLGELLTLAQEKPDLTLLVFNDGGYGVLRNMQDSHFPRRSGVDLTTPDFEQLAAAVGLPYARVAAESDAGPVIKQAIASPGPVLVEIDLDALGPMNTPFTPPVKLPAAATDTSGEGGNPS, from the coding sequence ATGACCCAGCCCAACGGCGGCGACCTGCTCGTCGAGACGCTGCGCGGACTCGGCGTCGACACGGTGTTCGGCATCGTCAGCGTGCACAACCTGCCGCTCGTCGAAGCCGTCGACCGCGACCTGCGCTTCGTCCCCGTCCGGCACGAGGCAGCGGCCGTCAACGCCGCCGACGGCTACGCCCGCGCCACCGGCAACCTCGGCTGCGCCCTCACCAGCACCGGCACCGGCGCGGGCAACGCGGCGGGCTCCCTCATCGAATCCCTCAGCTCCGGCACCCCCGTCCTGCACATCACCGGCCAGATCGACAGCGAGTACCTCGGCTCCGGACGCGGCTTCATCCACGAGACGAAGGACCAGCTCGGCATGTTGCGGGCGGTCTCCACGCACGCCGTCACGGTCACCGACGCCGCGTCCGCCGGCGACCTCCTCCGCGACGCCGCCGCCCGCGCCCTGACCGCACCGCACGGACCGGTCAGCGTCGAGTGGCCCATCGACCTGCAGTTCGCCCCGCAACACCTCACCGGCACCCCGGTCCCCGCAGCGGCCGTACCCGCCCTGCCCGAGCCCGCACTCCTCGACGAGGCCGCCGCACTGCTGTCCGCGGCCCGCCGCCCCCTCGTCTGGGCCGGCGGCGGCGCCAACAGCGCCCGGCCCGAACTCGCCGCCCTGCTCGACGCGCTGGACGCCGGGCTCGTCACCTCCAACTCCGGCCGGGGCTCCGTACCCGAGTCCGACGAGCGGGTCCTCGGCAACTACGCCACCGCACCGGCCGGCCGCGCCCTGCTCGCCGAAGCCGACGTGCTGCTCTCCATCGGCACCCACTTCCGCTCCAACGAGACCGCCGACTACAGCCTCGGACTCCCGCCCGTCCACCTCCAGCTGGACCTCGACCCCGCCGCCCCCGGCCGCGTGTACCCCGCCACCGTCGCCCTGCACGGCGACGCCGGCGCCGTACTCGCCGCCCTCCTGGGACGCGTCACCAGCGGCGGTACGGAGCCGGGCTGGCCCGAGCGCGTCCGCAGGGCCCGCACCGACGCCCGCACAGCGCAGCGCCACGCCATCGGACCCCAGGCCGCGATCAACGACGCGATCCGTGACGCCTGCCCGCCCGGCTCCGTCATCGCCCGCGACGTGACCATCCCCTCCTCCACCTGGGGAAACCGGCTTCTGGAGATCACCGACCCGGCCACCAACGTCTTCCCGCGCGGCGGCGGCATCGGACAGGGGCTCGCCATGGGCATCGGCGCCGCACTCGGCCGCCCCCGCACCCCGGCCGTCGTCATCGCCGGCGACGGCGGCCTCGCCGTCCACCTCGGCGAACTCCTCACCCTCGCCCAGGAGAAGCCCGACCTCACCCTCCTCGTCTTCAACGACGGCGGCTACGGCGTCCTGCGCAACATGCAGGACAGCCACTTCCCGCGCCGCTCCGGCGTCGACCTCACCACCCCCGACTTCGAACAGCTCGCCGCCGCCGTCGGCCTCCCCTACGCACGCGTCGCCGCCGAGTCCGACGCCGGGCCCGTCATCAAGCAGGCCATCGCCTCCCCGGGGCCCGTCCTCGTCGAGATCGACCTCGACGCGCTCGGCCCGATGAACACCCCGTTCACCCCGCCGGTCAAGCTCCCCGCAGCCGCCACCGATACCTCTGGAGAAGGAGGCAACCCGTCATGA
- a CDS encoding recombinase-like helix-turn-helix domain-containing protein yields MTTPNTPQYLNPNQARTAEPTPYEKKLAAEIEEVFGSGAHDLPGLVAGLNARDLPAPDGSPWTEETFRTEMRRLGA; encoded by the coding sequence ATGACCACCCCGAACACCCCGCAGTACCTCAACCCCAACCAGGCCCGCACCGCCGAGCCCACCCCGTACGAGAAGAAGCTCGCGGCCGAGATCGAGGAGGTCTTCGGCAGCGGCGCCCACGACCTGCCCGGCCTCGTCGCCGGTCTCAACGCCCGCGACCTGCCCGCACCCGACGGCAGCCCGTGGACCGAGGAAACCTTCCGCACCGAGATGCGACGCCTGGGAGCGTGA
- a CDS encoding cupin domain-containing protein — protein sequence MPIDNTPYETDGDLAKYTDSLIATKDSREPDWNTLSFQEKAGAQYRRAQIRYVGSGATGNHESDNRILPSGGFTLSNMLLPPGAEGPEHTHHDVEEAFFVLEGRVRVGIHRGADEAEYRTLGYRDMIVVPAGVARSLKNEGDTDALFCVIIGTRKPQVPTYPEHSPMHGITRD from the coding sequence GTGCCCATCGACAACACCCCCTACGAGACAGACGGCGACCTCGCCAAGTACACCGACTCGCTCATCGCGACCAAGGACTCCCGCGAACCCGACTGGAACACCCTCTCCTTCCAGGAGAAGGCCGGCGCCCAGTACCGCCGCGCCCAGATCCGCTACGTCGGCTCCGGCGCCACCGGCAACCACGAGAGCGACAACCGCATCCTGCCCTCGGGCGGCTTCACCCTCTCCAACATGCTCCTCCCGCCGGGCGCCGAGGGCCCCGAGCACACCCACCACGACGTCGAGGAGGCCTTCTTCGTCCTGGAGGGCCGGGTCAGGGTCGGCATCCACCGGGGCGCCGACGAGGCCGAGTACCGCACCCTCGGCTACCGCGACATGATCGTCGTGCCCGCCGGAGTGGCCCGCTCGCTGAAGAACGAGGGCGACACCGACGCCCTGTTCTGCGTCATCATCGGCACCCGCAAGCCGCAGGTCCCGACCTACCCCGAGCACTCCCCGATGCACGGCATCACCCGCGACTGA
- a CDS encoding MarR family winged helix-turn-helix transcriptional regulator → MAKNQASATSATTTASARGQDAVASIVEDWRRERPELDTAPLEVFGRLHRAFLRYSTAISRPVERKGLSMAGFDVLTALRRAGAPFRRTAGELADSGLISSAGVTLRIDRLEKDGLIRRERDPQDRRVVHSRLTDEGLSVIDELFSEHLDNERRMLAGLSPAECRQLARLLEKLERSVLAAEGDA, encoded by the coding sequence ATGGCGAAGAACCAGGCTTCCGCGACATCCGCGACGACCACGGCGTCCGCGAGGGGGCAGGACGCGGTGGCCTCGATCGTGGAGGACTGGCGGCGCGAGCGGCCGGAGCTGGACACGGCTCCGCTGGAGGTGTTCGGCAGGCTGCACCGGGCGTTCCTGCGGTACAGCACGGCGATCTCGCGGCCGGTGGAGCGCAAGGGGCTGTCGATGGCCGGGTTCGACGTACTGACCGCGTTGCGCAGGGCGGGCGCGCCGTTTCGCCGTACGGCGGGTGAGCTGGCCGATTCGGGGCTGATCAGTTCGGCGGGGGTGACACTGCGGATCGACCGGCTGGAGAAGGACGGGCTGATCCGGCGGGAGCGTGATCCGCAGGACCGGCGGGTGGTGCACTCCCGGCTGACGGACGAGGGGTTGTCCGTGATCGACGAGCTGTTCTCCGAGCATCTGGACAACGAGCGGCGGATGCTGGCCGGGTTGTCTCCGGCGGAGTGCCGGCAGCTGGCGCGGTTGCTGGAGAAGCTGGAGCGGTCCGTGCTGGCGGCGGAGGGGGACGCGTAG
- a CDS encoding alpha/beta fold hydrolase, with amino-acid sequence MTAAVHTREAGDPDSPLLLCLHGIGSSSAAFAPQLAGLADRVHVVAWDAPGYADSADPDRAPGLDGYVDTAADLIREHGGPAHVLGVSWGGVIALRLAARHPDLVASLIVADSSRGSGTDPDRAKAMRGRAAALAAQGPGAFAAARGPRLVSAAAPPALVERVVATMAGSVRSPGYGYAAASMAEADLTGELPAIAAPALVLCGEQDTVTGPDESQAIAGALPTSVYVTLSGAGHLANQERPEAFNAWVRAHLHVVARVPA; translated from the coding sequence GTGACCGCCGCCGTTCACACCCGGGAGGCGGGCGACCCGGACTCCCCGCTGCTGCTCTGCCTGCACGGCATCGGCTCCTCGTCCGCCGCCTTCGCCCCCCAGCTCGCCGGGCTCGCGGACCGGGTGCACGTGGTGGCGTGGGACGCGCCCGGCTACGCCGACTCCGCCGACCCGGACCGGGCCCCCGGCCTCGACGGCTACGTGGACACCGCCGCAGACCTCATCCGCGAACACGGCGGCCCCGCCCACGTCCTCGGCGTCTCCTGGGGCGGCGTCATCGCGCTGCGCCTCGCCGCCCGGCACCCGGACCTGGTGGCCTCCCTGATCGTCGCCGACTCCAGCCGGGGGTCCGGCACCGACCCGGACCGGGCGAAGGCCATGCGCGGGCGCGCCGCAGCGCTCGCCGCCCAGGGGCCCGGGGCCTTCGCCGCCGCCCGCGGACCCCGCCTCGTCTCGGCCGCCGCGCCGCCCGCCCTCGTCGAACGCGTCGTCGCCACGATGGCCGGCTCCGTCCGCAGCCCCGGTTACGGCTACGCCGCCGCGTCCATGGCCGAGGCGGACCTCACGGGCGAACTCCCCGCCATCGCCGCACCGGCCCTCGTCCTGTGCGGCGAACAGGACACCGTCACCGGCCCCGACGAGTCGCAGGCCATCGCCGGGGCACTCCCCACATCCGTCTACGTCACCCTCAGCGGCGCCGGACACCTCGCCAACCAGGAACGGCCCGAGGCCTTCAACGCCTGGGTCCGCGCCCACCTCCACGTCGTCGCCCGCGTTCCCGCGTAA
- a CDS encoding SDR family oxidoreductase produces the protein MDLRLKGHRILVTGGSSGVGLATVRTLLAEGARVATCGRRPDALATALDGLATPDRLYHAPCDVRDEAAVRAFTEAAAHHLGGLDGLVNNAGASRMKPFAETTAEDWRDELELKFFGVLNPLHAALPHLRAAGRASGHASVVNINAVLAKQPETALMTTSAARAGILNLSTSLSRELAPDGIRVNSVCLGLVDTGQWERRHAASGSPLDYPAWQAALAADRGIALGRLGNAEEVAYAVTALLSPRASYITGTTVDVCGGVNRAVA, from the coding sequence ATGGACCTCCGCCTGAAGGGCCACCGCATCCTCGTCACCGGCGGCAGCTCCGGCGTCGGCCTCGCCACCGTCCGCACGCTGCTCGCGGAGGGCGCCCGCGTAGCCACCTGCGGCCGCCGCCCCGACGCCCTCGCCACCGCGCTGGACGGCCTCGCCACCCCGGACCGGCTCTACCACGCCCCCTGCGACGTCCGCGACGAGGCCGCCGTACGCGCCTTCACCGAGGCCGCCGCCCACCACCTCGGCGGCCTCGACGGACTCGTCAACAACGCCGGCGCCTCCCGGATGAAACCCTTCGCCGAGACCACCGCCGAGGACTGGCGCGACGAACTCGAACTCAAGTTCTTCGGCGTCCTCAACCCCCTCCACGCCGCCCTGCCCCACCTGCGCGCAGCCGGCCGAGCCTCCGGCCACGCCTCCGTCGTCAACATCAACGCCGTCCTCGCCAAGCAGCCCGAGACCGCGCTGATGACCACCAGCGCCGCCCGCGCCGGCATCCTCAACCTCTCCACCTCCCTGTCCAGGGAACTCGCCCCCGACGGCATCCGCGTCAACTCCGTCTGCCTCGGCCTCGTCGACACCGGCCAGTGGGAACGCCGCCACGCCGCCTCCGGCAGCCCCCTCGACTACCCCGCCTGGCAGGCCGCACTGGCCGCCGACCGAGGCATCGCGCTCGGCCGCCTGGGCAACGCCGAGGAGGTCGCGTACGCCGTCACCGCACTCCTGTCGCCCAGGGCCTCGTACATCACCGGCACCACCGTCGACGTCTGCGGCGGCGTCAACCGCGCCGTCGCGTAA
- a CDS encoding PDR/VanB family oxidoreductase — MTPAEEPRLDLLVHRMTWEADGVLSVELTRPDGSPLPAWRPGAHIDVHTGGHVRQYSLCSDPADTGHWRIGVLREPASRGGSAHVHSGLRPGQTLHVRGPRNHFELDTAPGITGYLFIAGGIGITPLLAMAREAARTGTPWRLVHGGRTRASMAFGAELRALAELPGGSVEFVPQDESGHPDLDALLAGLDPGTQVYCCGPEPLLAAVEERRPDARTERFTAPTAPPREGEDTGFDVVCSRTGRTVGVGPGTSVLDALEGAGIPVASSCRDGICGTCETKVLEGTPDHRDFLLTDGEREAGASMMLCVSRARTPRLVLDL, encoded by the coding sequence ATGACACCCGCCGAGGAACCCCGGCTCGACCTGCTCGTCCACCGCATGACCTGGGAGGCCGACGGCGTCCTGAGCGTCGAACTCACCCGCCCGGACGGCTCCCCGCTCCCCGCCTGGCGGCCCGGCGCCCACATCGACGTACACACCGGCGGGCACGTCCGCCAGTACTCGCTGTGCTCCGACCCCGCCGACACCGGCCACTGGCGCATCGGCGTCCTGCGGGAACCCGCCTCCCGCGGCGGCTCCGCCCACGTCCACAGCGGGCTCCGCCCCGGCCAGACCCTCCATGTCCGGGGCCCGCGCAACCACTTCGAGCTCGACACCGCCCCCGGCATCACCGGCTACCTCTTCATCGCGGGCGGCATCGGCATCACCCCGCTCCTGGCCATGGCCCGCGAGGCCGCCCGCACCGGCACCCCGTGGCGGCTCGTCCACGGCGGCCGCACCCGAGCCTCCATGGCCTTCGGCGCCGAGCTCCGCGCACTGGCCGAACTGCCCGGCGGGTCCGTGGAGTTCGTGCCGCAGGACGAGAGCGGCCACCCCGACCTCGACGCCCTGCTCGCCGGCCTCGACCCGGGCACCCAGGTCTACTGCTGCGGGCCCGAACCCCTCCTCGCCGCAGTCGAGGAACGCCGCCCCGACGCCCGCACCGAACGCTTCACCGCGCCCACCGCCCCACCGCGCGAGGGCGAGGACACCGGCTTCGACGTCGTGTGCTCGCGCACCGGACGCACCGTCGGGGTGGGCCCCGGCACCTCCGTCCTCGACGCACTGGAGGGCGCCGGCATCCCCGTCGCCTCCTCCTGCCGCGACGGAATCTGCGGTACCTGCGAGACCAAGGTCCTCGAAGGCACCCCCGACCACCGCGACTTCCTGCTCACCGACGGCGAACGCGAAGCCGGCGCGTCGATGATGCTCTGCGTCTCCCGCGCCCGCACCCCCCGCCTCGTACTCGACCTCTGA
- a CDS encoding aspartate dehydrogenase domain-containing protein: MTAALTPRPETTARPARPVRRIGLVGWGAIGRVVGTALADGLVPGAELTCVIDNRPLVDAPAPQLSFEDALAVCDLIVEAAGQAVVREWAERVLNSGADLLIASTGALVDPALTGRLRAAGPGRVYFTGGAVGGLDLLQAVRGLGPLTSVTLTTTKLPGTLHQPWMDAELTERLRTTTEPVEVMRGTACDVPVKFPRSTNVAASVALATGDPGLVQVVVVADPAATLTRHVIEAAGPHGTYRFEVAHRPDAANPATSQVVPHAVLRSLGAVVGRAGQIL; this comes from the coding sequence GTGACCGCCGCCCTCACCCCCCGCCCGGAGACGACCGCCCGCCCCGCCCGCCCCGTGCGCCGCATCGGCCTCGTCGGCTGGGGAGCCATCGGCCGCGTCGTCGGCACCGCACTCGCCGACGGGCTCGTCCCCGGCGCCGAACTCACCTGCGTCATCGACAACCGCCCCCTCGTCGACGCCCCCGCACCCCAGCTGTCCTTCGAGGACGCCCTCGCCGTCTGCGACCTGATCGTCGAGGCAGCGGGCCAGGCGGTGGTACGGGAATGGGCCGAGCGGGTCCTGAACAGCGGCGCCGACCTGCTGATCGCCTCCACCGGCGCCCTCGTCGATCCCGCGCTCACCGGCCGGCTGCGCGCCGCCGGACCCGGACGCGTCTACTTCACCGGCGGCGCCGTCGGCGGACTCGACCTCCTCCAGGCAGTCCGCGGCCTCGGCCCCCTCACCTCCGTCACCCTCACCACCACGAAGCTCCCCGGCACCCTCCACCAGCCGTGGATGGACGCCGAACTGACCGAGCGGCTGCGGACCACCACCGAACCCGTCGAGGTGATGCGCGGCACCGCGTGCGACGTCCCGGTCAAGTTCCCCAGGTCGACCAACGTCGCGGCCTCGGTCGCGCTGGCCACCGGCGACCCCGGCCTCGTCCAGGTCGTGGTCGTCGCCGACCCGGCCGCCACCCTCACCCGGCACGTCATCGAGGCGGCCGGCCCGCACGGCACGTACCGCTTCGAGGTGGCCCACCGGCCCGACGCCGCCAACCCCGCCACCAGCCAGGTCGTCCCGCACGCCGTGCTCCGCAGCCTCGGCGCCGTCGTCGGCCGGGCGGGACAGATCCTGTGA